TAGTCACCGTAGGTCTCCCAGCCCTCCTCGTCGAGTTCCGTCGCTGCCCGGGCGAGCGCCTCGGCGATGGCCGCCTCCCGACCGTCGGGGAACCACTGCGAGTCGGGCGGGAGCCCGAGCACTACCCAGTCGCTCCCGTAGTACTCGGTCACGTCCCGTCGGTCGCCCAGGGCGTCGTCGAGTCGGGGTTCGAACACCACGTCCCGGTAGTGGTCGACGAAGCGGGCGAAGACCAGCGCCGCCCGCGAATCTCGATCCATCCGGTAGTCCCAGTCGGCGAGGTCGGCGAGCAGGGTCGCGGCGTCACCGTCGACGGCCGACCCCGCTTCCTGCATCACGGGGACGAACTGGGCCGCGCGCTCGTCGTAGGTGTCCCGCTGGAGGGCGCGCACGAATGCGGGGTCTGCGGGGTCGTCGCTCGCCACGCGGCGGTCGAGCCGATCCCAGAGCCGCAGTCCCCGGTAGGGGTCGCCGTAGGCTTCCGCGAAGTAGTAGGGGTAGTCGGCGTCGTCGACGACGCGCTGGTTGGCGGTCCCGAGATACTCCGGTTGCTCGGCGTGGGGCATCTCCGCGAACGGAATGAATCCCTCGCCGTCCCAGTCGGTCTCGTCGTAGGGTCGGTAGCCGGCCCACTCGCCCTCCTTCGCGGAGCCGTCGAACACGCGGTCACCGCGGACCTGCTCGCCGTCGGTGCGCCGGATCGGGACTTTGCCGACGACCCGGAAGTGGGTGTTGCCGTCGCGGTCGGCGTAGACGCAGCTCTGCGTGGGGAGGTCGAACCGCTCCAGCGCCGCGAGCGCGTCGTCGAGCCCGTCGCTCCGGTTGAGGTCGTGGACGGCCTCGGTCGTGCGGGTGGCACCGAGACCGGTCCAGGCCACGCCGACTTCGGTCCGGAGGTCGTCCCCATCGGCCTCGGCGGAGAGGACGGGTCCGTGGACGGTCTTGCGGACGGTCACGGTCCGGTCGTCGCCGCCGTCGACCGCGACGGTCCGCTCCTCGGTCTCGAAGTCGCGCCACTCCTCGCCGTAGCGATACTGGCCGTCGCGGGTCTCGTACTCGTAGAAGTCGATCACGTCCGCGCCGGCGTTGGTGAACCCCCACGCGCCGCCGTCGTTCTCCCCGATGACGACGAAGGGGACGCCCGGAAAGGTGACCCCGCGAACGGTCGTCTCCGGACCGTCCAGTCCCATCTCGTACCACACCGGCGGAGCCATCAGCGACAGGTGCGGGTCGTTGGCGAGGATCGGCGCGCCCGAGGCGGTGTGGTCGCCCGAGATCACCCACGAGTTCGACCCGACGCCCGGCGGCGACCCGAAGCCCGAGAGCCAGCCCTCGAGATCGGGATGGGTCGCGCGCCGGCCGCCGGTGTCGGACGGCTCGGTCGACTGGCGTGCCGCGGTGCCGCCCCCATGGTCCCCGGGTTCGTGGCCCAGAATGGCCGCGTCGTGATCGAGGCGGTTCGGATACAGTCCCTCGATGCCCGCGGCCCGGACCGTCTCGCGCCGGAGCGTCCGAAAGCTGCCCGTGAGCGTCCAGCCGATCTGTTTCTCGGCGAGCATCGCGTCGGCCGGTCGCCAGGGCTCGGGCTCGAACCCGAGCAGGTCGTACTCCGCGGGGAGCGGACGGTCGCCCTCGACGTGGCGGTTGACGCCCGCGGTGTAGGCCTCGACGAGGTCGCCGGTCTCGCTCCCGTCGAGTCGTTCCCACGTCGCCTCGGCGGCCCCGGCGAAGTCCATGGCGACGTGGAACCGATCCGAGTCGAGGGTGGCCTCGCCGACGACCGCGGAGAGTTCGCCCCGCAGCTGCCGACGCTGGAGGTCCATCTGGAACAGCCGATCGGCCCCCTGCGCGTAGCCGACCGCGAAGTACAGCGCCCGCTCGTCGTCGGCCGAGACGTGGGGCACGCCGCGGTCGTCGTAGCGTAGCGTCGCCGCGCCGTAGGGGCTCTCGACAGTCTCCGGGAGGTCGTCGTCGACGGTGTCCCAGAGGGCGCCGCTGAACGGCGCGAACCGGTCGAGGTAGCGCCGGATCGGTGTTCCGAGTGCGCCGGCGACGCCGCCCGCCAGCAGCGCCCCCAGCACTGTCCGGCGGGTTCGTTCTCTATCCATGACACCTCAGACGGGCCGAGACGTGAAAAAGCCTAGAACCCGAATCCGCCCCACCGCAGGTAGACCATCGCGACGATGATCAGCAGTTGAAAGAGGCCCTGGATCGCGCTGAGTTTCGCGTTGCGCATCCCGATCTCGCTGATGAGGTCCGCGTCCGGGTTCGCCGACTGCATCTCCAGGTACATCCGCACCTCGCCGGGCATCAACACGCCGAATCCCAGCACGCTGAGGACGGTGACGATGGCCAGGATGACCACGAACACCGGGCGCGTCATCCCGAAGTCCGGCAGGGCGACGGCCAGATAGGCCCCGCTGAGCAGGAGCGCGACGCCGAAGACCGCGAGCCACCGCCAGTCGGTGAACGCGTCGAACTGCCAGCCGATCAGGACGAGGGCGGGCAGCAGCGTCGCCGCGGTCAACAGCGCCAGCCAGGCGTGCGCGTGTGGGAACGGCCAGACCGGACTGCGGAGGACGAGCGTGATCCCGCCGGCGATCGTCACCAGCGCCAGCGACGGCAACAGGAACGATGTCTTCGGCGTGAGCCGCCGGAAGACGTTCGCCCGTTCCTCGACGGCCAGCCCGCCCAGCACCGGCCCCAGCACGAGC
This Halorientalis sp. IM1011 DNA region includes the following protein-coding sequences:
- a CDS encoding penicillin acylase family protein, with the protein product MDRERTRRTVLGALLAGGVAGALGTPIRRYLDRFAPFSGALWDTVDDDLPETVESPYGAATLRYDDRGVPHVSADDERALYFAVGYAQGADRLFQMDLQRRQLRGELSAVVGEATLDSDRFHVAMDFAGAAEATWERLDGSETGDLVEAYTAGVNRHVEGDRPLPAEYDLLGFEPEPWRPADAMLAEKQIGWTLTGSFRTLRRETVRAAGIEGLYPNRLDHDAAILGHEPGDHGGGTAARQSTEPSDTGGRRATHPDLEGWLSGFGSPPGVGSNSWVISGDHTASGAPILANDPHLSLMAPPVWYEMGLDGPETTVRGVTFPGVPFVVIGENDGGAWGFTNAGADVIDFYEYETRDGQYRYGEEWRDFETEERTVAVDGGDDRTVTVRKTVHGPVLSAEADGDDLRTEVGVAWTGLGATRTTEAVHDLNRSDGLDDALAALERFDLPTQSCVYADRDGNTHFRVVGKVPIRRTDGEQVRGDRVFDGSAKEGEWAGYRPYDETDWDGEGFIPFAEMPHAEQPEYLGTANQRVVDDADYPYYFAEAYGDPYRGLRLWDRLDRRVASDDPADPAFVRALQRDTYDERAAQFVPVMQEAGSAVDGDAATLLADLADWDYRMDRDSRAALVFARFVDHYRDVVFEPRLDDALGDRRDVTEYYGSDWVVLGLPPDSQWFPDGREAAIAEALARAATELDEEGWETYGDYNTTAVDHPFDRSWLNYPRYPTDGSAASLNNFRHEEAIGSSWRMICPMAESARSEGAFPGGNDGSVFSDHYRDQLRAWADGEYKPIPLGTNGTVAVRFEEGER